ATCGCAGCCTTTGCGGCGGTGTATCTGATCTGGGGTTCCACGTACCTGGGCATCCGTCTGGCCATTGATTCCATCCCCCCTCTGCTGATGGCGGGCAGCCGTTTTGTCATCGCTGGCGGTGTCTTGTTTTTGGTCATGCGAATGCGCGGTGCCCCACGTCCGGACTGGGATCACTGGCGGGGTTCCATCATCATCGGTGGCCTGCTGCTGATGGCGGGCAATGGCGGTGTGTGCTGGGCCCAGCAGACGGTTCCTTCCGGTGTGGCGGCGCTTATTGTGGCCTCCGTGCCGCTATGGATCATGCTGGTGGATTGGCTGCGCCCCCAGGGCCTGAGACCCACACGCCGGGTGGTGGCGGGCTTGGTCATCGGCATGACAGGGGTGGCGGTGATCATCCTCGGTCGTGGGGAATTGGGCCAACGAGTGGTGGAGCCGATGGCGGCTCTGGTGCTCGTAGGGGCCAACATCTGCTGGGCCCTCGGCTCCATCTATGCCCGCCATGCGCGAAAGCCTAGCTCAGCCCTGCTGGGGGTGGCTATGCAGATGCTGTGTGGCGGCGGATTGCAATTGTTGTTAGGTCTGATTTTGGGTGAAGCGCAGGATTTAAATCTGGCTGCCATCACTCCCACCTCGGCCTGGGCTTTTGTTTATCTCACCTTCATCGGCTCCCTGGTGGGTTTCACCGCCTACATCTGGCTGCTTCAGGTCAGCACCCCCGCACGGGTCTCCACCCATGCTTATGTGAACCCCCTCGTGGCGGTGCTGCTCGGCAGTTGGTTCCTCCATGAGCCCATCTCCCAGAACGTGATCATCGCGGGCGCTCTGGTTCTTTTTTCCGTGATTCTCATCACCCGTTCCTCTCCTTCCCCCAAGTGAACACCCTTTCCATTAGCAGTTTTTATCCTCCCAGCCTCACCTTGCCTGCCGGGGACTTCATGGCGCGTCGCAGCGCCGGCACTCATGCAGCCTTTGCCCTGCCGTTGATGCGGCCAGGCATGCGCCTCCTGGACTGCGGCTGCGGCCCCGGCTCCATCACCCTCGGTCTGGCGGAGCGCATCCGCCCGGGCGGCATCGTCGGAATCGATTGCCAGGGTGAGCAGCTTCGCCAAGCCAATGAAAAAGCCGTGGAGCGGAATCTTAACGCCGCTTTCATCCAGGCCAATGTCTATGAGCTGCCCTTCGGCGCCGCGGAATTTGACGGCGTGTTTTCCCATGCGCTGTTCGAGCACCTTGCCCGTCCGACCGCCGCACTCATGGAACTGCGCCGTGTGATGAAACCTGGCGCTTTCATCGCTCTGCGCAGCCCTGACTGGGGCGGCTTTGTCCTGGACCCCTGGGACGATGATGTTTCCGCAGCGATCCATGCCTATCGGGATCTCCAGATCGAAAAGGGCAGCGATGTCATGGCGGGACGGAAGCTGGGAACCTGGCTGCGTGCGACGGGGTTTCACCACGTCACACCCTCAGCGAGCTACGAGATCTATCCCTCCACGAGATTGATTGCCGATTACCTCGCCCGTGAATTAGAACAAAATAACCAGGAGGCGGGTGCCTTCATCCTGCGCGAGTGGGCGGAGAAGCCCGGCGCCATGTTTGCCCAGTCGTGGTTTGAAGCCGTGGGCTGGAAACCCTGGTTGTGAGGGCTGAAGCGTCGGCTTATCCAAAAAACATCCTTTGCAGACGGCGTGGGCGGTCCTTTGATAGGGGCCCTCCCCATGCGCGCGCTTTTTTCCAAACCTTGGTTCATCGGTCTCCTCATCCTGCCGCTTTTCATCGGCGGGCTGATGCGCCTGAAACTGGAGACCGACATCCTAGCCACCCTGCCTGGCGAGGTGCCGGAGGTGCGTGCCCTGAAGCTGCTGCGGGATGGCTTTACCGGCGGCAGTGATTTGCTCATTGCCCTGGAAGCTGAAGATGAGCTGGCGGCAGAGGAGGCGATGACAACGCTGGCCGAGAGGCTACAGAAGCGCACAGATCTGGTGAAGGAGGTGCGCTGGGCGCAGCCGATGGAGCAGCAGGCGCAGTCTGGAGCAGCGCTGATGGCTTGGTCGCTGCAAAATACGGATCCGGCGCAGCTCCAGGCCGTGCGCGCCCGGCTGGAAGGAGAGGGAGCCAAAGCCAAGCTGCAGCAGTCTTTGCAGACGGTGGCGAATTCCCTGGATGCCGAGAAGGTGCAACGTGCGTCTTATGATCCCCTAGGCCTGCTGGACAGTCTAGACGCCTCGGCCATGAGCGCGCTGGAGGGATCCATGTTTGGCTTGGTGTCTGAAGACGGTATGTTCCGCCTGCTGTTGGTGACGCCTGCGACCAGTGTGGGAAATTACAAATCCGCCGAGGCTTGGCTGAAGCAGATCAAGGCCGAAGTGGCAGAGTGGCGTGGCGACGAAAAACTGACCCTGCGCTATACCGGCGAGCCTGCCTTCCAGGCGGAGATTGGGGCCGGGATTGAAAAGGACATGTCCAGCACCATTGGCATTACGGAGGTGCTTATCGCCCTGCTGTTCTGGATCATGTTTCGCCGCCTGAAGCCCCTGCTCTGGATCCAGGGCCTGCTGATGCTGAGCATGGTGCTGACCATGGGGGCGGGAGGTCTGCTGGTGGGCAAACTTTCCATCATGAGCTTGGGCTTTGCTGCGATCGTATTGGGCATCATCGTGGACTACGCCGTTCTGATCATCCAGGAGGCGCGTCAGCATCCGGAGATGGATGCGCGGGGGCTGTGCCGTCTGGCGGCTCCAGGCATCATTGCGGGGGCGTGTACCACGGCTACAGTCTTTCTTTCTCTGCTGTTCAGCGGACTACCGGGTCTGGCGGAACTGGGATTGCTGGTCGCCCTGGGGGTGCTGGTGGGGCTTTGCGTGATGCTGGCCCTGGCCCCTCGTTTTACGGCAGGCAAGCAGCCGCCGAATTCCGTGGTGACGATCACCGGTGCGCCCGCCCGTCACGGTCCGGCTGCGGTAGGCACGCTCTTGTTGTTAGGCGGTATAGCCTGGGTTTTTGCCACGCACGGGCTGCCCAAGTTCATGACGGGGGCTGAATCTCTGCGCCCGACCAACAGCGAGGCGATGGACACCTTGCAATGGATGCAGGACCGCCTGGGGCAGCAGAATGAGGCCAGCCTGCCGATTCTCATTACCGGCCCAGCAGTAGAACTGCGTGCTCGTGCCCAGGCCCTTTCGGTGAAGCTGGATGCGGCAGTTAAGGATGGAACGCTCATTCGCCAAGCCCTGCCCACCTTGCTGATCAGCGACCCTGCGGCACAGACGGCAAACCGTGAATTTATCCAGTGGCTGCTGGCTGAGCAGGCACGGCTGGAAAAAGAGGTGGACGCCGCCGGTTTTGCCGAGGCTGCCGTGGCCCTGTTGCGGGGAGTTTGTGGCGTGTGGAAGCCTGCCCTCGAAGGTCCCTGGCCTCAGGATGAGGCCAACGCAGCCGCAGGACCGGTGCTCGGCCGCCTGCTGGCGACGGGCGACCGCGCGACGGGGGCGGATATGAAACCAGGTGAAGGTGTCGCCCTGGCCTCCATCAGCATCACGGGCAAACCGGGCCTGCCAGATCGGGCCAAACTTGCCGCTGTGCAGAAGC
The Prosthecobacter algae genome window above contains:
- a CDS encoding EamA family transporter codes for the protein MSSPSITVESSASLPEVGPSGPPFSLIIAAFAAVYLIWGSTYLGIRLAIDSIPPLLMAGSRFVIAGGVLFLVMRMRGAPRPDWDHWRGSIIIGGLLLMAGNGGVCWAQQTVPSGVAALIVASVPLWIMLVDWLRPQGLRPTRRVVAGLVIGMTGVAVIILGRGELGQRVVEPMAALVLVGANICWALGSIYARHARKPSSALLGVAMQMLCGGGLQLLLGLILGEAQDLNLAAITPTSAWAFVYLTFIGSLVGFTAYIWLLQVSTPARVSTHAYVNPLVAVLLGSWFLHEPISQNVIIAGALVLFSVILITRSSPSPK
- a CDS encoding methyltransferase domain-containing protein — its product is MNTLSISSFYPPSLTLPAGDFMARRSAGTHAAFALPLMRPGMRLLDCGCGPGSITLGLAERIRPGGIVGIDCQGEQLRQANEKAVERNLNAAFIQANVYELPFGAAEFDGVFSHALFEHLARPTAALMELRRVMKPGAFIALRSPDWGGFVLDPWDDDVSAAIHAYRDLQIEKGSDVMAGRKLGTWLRATGFHHVTPSASYEIYPSTRLIADYLARELEQNNQEAGAFILREWAEKPGAMFAQSWFEAVGWKPWL
- a CDS encoding MMPL family transporter: MRALFSKPWFIGLLILPLFIGGLMRLKLETDILATLPGEVPEVRALKLLRDGFTGGSDLLIALEAEDELAAEEAMTTLAERLQKRTDLVKEVRWAQPMEQQAQSGAALMAWSLQNTDPAQLQAVRARLEGEGAKAKLQQSLQTVANSLDAEKVQRASYDPLGLLDSLDASAMSALEGSMFGLVSEDGMFRLLLVTPATSVGNYKSAEAWLKQIKAEVAEWRGDEKLTLRYTGEPAFQAEIGAGIEKDMSSTIGITEVLIALLFWIMFRRLKPLLWIQGLLMLSMVLTMGAGGLLVGKLSIMSLGFAAIVLGIIVDYAVLIIQEARQHPEMDARGLCRLAAPGIIAGACTTATVFLSLLFSGLPGLAELGLLVALGVLVGLCVMLALAPRFTAGKQPPNSVVTITGAPARHGPAAVGTLLLLGGIAWVFATHGLPKFMTGAESLRPTNSEAMDTLQWMQDRLGQQNEASLPILITGPAVELRARAQALSVKLDAAVKDGTLIRQALPTLLISDPAAQTANREFIQWLLAEQARLEKEVDAAGFAEAAVALLRGVCGVWKPALEGPWPQDEANAAAGPVLGRLLATGDRATGADMKPGEGVALASISITGKPGLPDRAKLAAVQKLLTPDTGAWVAGWETLGGALSTIVQHDLNQQLLPIMGIIGFTLLITFRGVKDLLLSVLLLGGGLGALAATMSLLGLGWNLASLAAIPLLLGTGIDYGIHLLLALKRTGNDIRYVRATTGKAVFFSGMTTVIGFASLFFAGNRGISSLGLACCVGTLWILLIVLWLLPHWRAWLRVK